From Microbacterium sp. YJN-G, a single genomic window includes:
- a CDS encoding cytochrome ubiquinol oxidase subunit I: MEWLDPLVLSRWQFGLTTVYHYLFVPLTIGMALVAAIFQTAWVRTGRIHYLHLTRFFGKIFLINFAMGVVTGIVQEFQFGMNWSDYSRFVGDVFGAPLAFEGLLAFFFEATFIGLWIFGWDKLPQKLHLATIWCVSIGSILSAYFIIAANAFMQNPVGYEYNPVTNRAELVDFWALLTNPVALAAFPHTLFGAFMFAAGVVISVSAWHLARGQHVETMRISLKFGLWAILVATAGVVFTGDQLGLAMYDTQPMKMAAAEATYDTVCGKDAAFSLFTLGTPDGKTDLFSIRVPYLLSLLSNHTLDGCVHGINDLNAEYLALYGESTGLTDFTPVLWITYWAFRWMIGLGMLHAFIAVVGLWVTRKSAKKPPAPWMWKIAIWSYPLALGANIVGWVFTEMGRQPWIVFSLMTTQDGVSPGVSGLDVLISLISFTVIYAALAVVEIGLIVKAAQKGPDTSETHHETDPVPSVVY, encoded by the coding sequence ATGGAATGGCTTGATCCGCTGGTACTGTCGCGCTGGCAGTTCGGTCTGACGACCGTCTACCACTATCTGTTCGTGCCCCTGACGATCGGCATGGCCCTGGTGGCGGCGATCTTCCAGACCGCGTGGGTGCGCACCGGCAGGATCCACTACCTGCACCTGACCCGCTTCTTCGGCAAGATCTTCCTGATCAACTTCGCGATGGGCGTCGTCACCGGCATCGTGCAGGAGTTCCAGTTCGGCATGAACTGGTCGGACTACTCGCGCTTCGTCGGCGACGTGTTCGGCGCACCGCTCGCCTTCGAGGGGCTGCTGGCCTTCTTCTTCGAGGCGACGTTCATCGGGCTGTGGATCTTCGGGTGGGACAAGCTGCCGCAGAAGCTGCACCTGGCCACCATCTGGTGCGTGTCGATCGGCAGCATCCTGTCGGCGTACTTCATCATCGCCGCCAACGCGTTCATGCAGAACCCGGTGGGCTACGAGTACAACCCGGTGACCAACCGGGCCGAGCTCGTCGACTTCTGGGCGCTGCTGACCAACCCGGTGGCGCTCGCCGCGTTCCCGCACACGCTGTTCGGTGCGTTCATGTTCGCCGCCGGTGTGGTCATCTCGGTCTCGGCCTGGCACCTCGCCCGCGGTCAGCATGTCGAGACCATGCGCATCTCGCTGAAGTTCGGCCTGTGGGCGATCCTGGTCGCCACCGCCGGTGTCGTGTTCACCGGCGACCAGCTGGGCCTGGCGATGTACGACACGCAGCCCATGAAGATGGCCGCCGCCGAGGCGACCTACGACACGGTCTGCGGCAAGGATGCGGCGTTCAGCCTGTTCACGCTCGGCACGCCCGACGGCAAGACCGACCTGTTCAGCATCCGCGTGCCGTACCTGCTCTCGCTGCTGTCGAACCACACGCTCGACGGCTGCGTGCACGGCATCAACGACCTCAACGCCGAGTACCTCGCGCTGTACGGCGAGTCGACCGGCCTGACCGACTTCACCCCGGTGCTGTGGATCACCTACTGGGCGTTCCGCTGGATGATCGGCCTGGGCATGCTGCACGCGTTCATCGCCGTCGTGGGCCTGTGGGTCACGCGCAAGAGCGCGAAGAAGCCGCCGGCGCCCTGGATGTGGAAGATCGCGATCTGGTCGTACCCGCTGGCGCTGGGCGCCAACATCGTCGGCTGGGTGTTCACCGAGATGGGCCGCCAGCCCTGGATCGTGTTCAGCCTGATGACCACGCAGGACGGCGTCTCGCCCGGGGTGAGCGGCCTGGACGTGCTCATCTCGCTGATCTCGTTCACGGTCATCTACGCCGCCCTCGCGGTCGTGGAGATCGGGCTGATCGTCAAGGCCGCGCAGAAGGGCCCCGACACGTCCGAGACCCACCACGAGACGGACCCCGTGCCGTCGGTCGTGTACTGA
- a CDS encoding ArsR family transcriptional regulator: MVNGGLVYGPISSYSRVRILYMVQTRPERTIAELCEDTGLHANTVREHLQRLIEGGYVIQTTERRTTRGRPRTLYSAATGDPGASSPVARDKVAEAARRGDMMRRILDEPGSGLGQEATYQLDALIEHLEESGFEPVVDEDQLTVELTPCPHAAASPEHRPLLCQVHLGLMQAVLTEAGGPLDAECVREPSRPEECTVQLRLNAKAATVAKIAAAVAA; encoded by the coding sequence ATGGTCAACGGCGGGCTCGTCTACGGGCCGATATCCAGCTACTCCCGGGTGCGAATCCTGTACATGGTGCAGACGCGGCCCGAGCGGACGATCGCTGAGCTGTGCGAAGACACCGGCCTGCATGCCAACACCGTGCGCGAGCACCTGCAGCGCCTCATCGAGGGTGGCTACGTCATCCAGACCACCGAGCGCCGCACCACCCGCGGACGCCCGCGCACTCTGTACAGCGCAGCCACCGGCGACCCCGGCGCCTCGAGCCCCGTCGCACGCGACAAGGTCGCCGAGGCGGCCCGCCGAGGCGACATGATGCGCCGCATCCTCGACGAGCCCGGGTCCGGGCTGGGGCAGGAGGCGACCTACCAGCTGGATGCTCTCATCGAGCACCTCGAGGAGAGCGGCTTCGAGCCGGTCGTCGACGAGGACCAGCTGACGGTCGAGCTGACCCCGTGCCCGCACGCCGCGGCCAGCCCCGAGCACCGTCCGCTGCTGTGCCAGGTGCACCTCGGGCTCATGCAGGCCGTGCTGACCGAGGCCGGCGGCCCGCTCGACGCGGAGTGCGTGCGCGAGCCGTCGCGCCCCGAGGAGTGCACGGTGCAGCTGCGCCTGAACGCGAAGGCGGCCACGGTCGCCAAGATCGCAGCCGCCGTCGCGGCCTGA
- a CDS encoding molybdenum cofactor biosynthesis protein B, with protein sequence MLPAAVLTVSDRSAAGTRPDGAGPVAVVALREAGFDCADAVVIPDGADAVEQALRRLCDEGARLIITSGGTGIGPRDETPEGTARVIGRLLPGIAEELRRSGLAATPAAMLTRGLAGIAGNTLIVNLPGSPKAVAEGMPVVLSVARHVLDQLAGEDHR encoded by the coding sequence ATGCTCCCCGCCGCCGTTCTCACCGTCTCGGATCGGTCCGCCGCGGGCACGCGCCCCGACGGCGCGGGGCCGGTCGCGGTCGTCGCGCTGCGTGAGGCCGGGTTCGACTGCGCGGATGCTGTGGTGATCCCCGATGGCGCGGATGCCGTGGAGCAGGCGCTGCGCCGCCTGTGCGACGAGGGCGCCCGCCTGATCATCACCAGCGGCGGCACCGGCATCGGCCCGCGCGATGAGACCCCCGAGGGCACGGCCCGCGTGATCGGCCGCCTGCTGCCGGGCATCGCCGAGGAGCTGCGCCGCTCGGGCCTCGCCGCAACGCCCGCCGCCATGCTCACCCGCGGTCTCGCCGGCATCGCCGGCAACACCCTGATCGTCAACCTGCCCGGATCGCCGAAGGCGGTCGCCGAGGGCATGCCCGTCGTGCTGTCGGTCGCCCGGCATGTGCTCGACCAGCTCGCCGGAGAGGACCACCGATGA
- a CDS encoding molybdenum cofactor biosynthesis protein MoaE, with product MTVRIARISEQPLSLDEHIAAVDDTTAGAVTTFVGRVRDHDPDAADAVVALEYTAHPDAEQALHRIAEAAASGTDAVVAVSHRIGRLSVGEAAVTIAVSSAHRDEAFVVCREVIEAIKRELPVWKRQVEADGTTAWKGIGG from the coding sequence ATGACCGTCCGCATCGCCCGCATTTCCGAGCAGCCCCTGTCGCTCGACGAGCACATTGCCGCCGTCGACGACACGACAGCAGGGGCGGTGACGACGTTCGTCGGCCGCGTGCGCGATCACGACCCGGATGCCGCGGATGCCGTCGTGGCCCTGGAGTACACCGCGCATCCGGATGCCGAGCAGGCGCTGCACCGGATCGCCGAGGCCGCGGCCTCGGGGACGGATGCCGTCGTCGCCGTCAGCCACCGCATCGGACGGCTCTCGGTGGGTGAGGCGGCGGTGACGATCGCGGTGTCGTCCGCGCACCGCGACGAGGCCTTCGTCGTGTGCCGCGAGGTCATCGAGGCGATCAAGCGCGAGCTGCCGGTGTGGAAGCGTCAGGTCGAGGCCGACGGCACGACCGCGTGGAAGGGCATCGGCGGGTAG
- a CDS encoding MoaD/ThiS family protein gives MTTVRFFAAAQEAVGHDSLTTDAVTLGDLRTALLADHPALTGILQRCAVLVDGTRVDDDFTLAGARTIDVLPPFAGG, from the coding sequence ATGACGACGGTGCGGTTCTTCGCCGCGGCGCAGGAGGCGGTCGGGCACGACTCCCTGACGACGGATGCCGTCACCCTCGGTGACCTCAGGACGGCGCTGCTGGCCGATCACCCGGCGCTCACCGGCATCCTGCAGCGCTGCGCGGTGCTCGTCGACGGGACGCGCGTGGACGACGACTTCACGCTCGCCGGTGCGCGCACGATCGACGTGCTGCCCCCCTTCGCCGGCGGCTGA
- a CDS encoding DUF6457 domain-containing protein: protein MSESPRTLPPEALDEWAAALRERFGLDAADVPIALILDLARDVANGVARPAAPFSAFVAGLVAGRAGGTPEQVREAVGGVVELALAWPERER from the coding sequence GTGAGCGAGTCACCCCGCACCCTGCCGCCCGAGGCTCTCGACGAGTGGGCCGCGGCGCTGCGCGAGCGATTCGGGCTGGATGCCGCGGACGTGCCGATCGCGCTCATCCTCGACCTCGCCCGCGATGTCGCCAACGGCGTGGCCCGCCCCGCAGCCCCGTTCAGCGCCTTCGTCGCAGGTCTCGTCGCCGGGCGCGCCGGCGGCACCCCCGAGCAGGTGCGCGAGGCGGTCGGCGGAGTCGTCGAGCTCGCCCTCGCCTGGCCGGAACGGGAGCGCTGA
- a CDS encoding molybdenum cofactor guanylyltransferase: MTETVSTGAILLVGGRSRRMGGGTKPLLEVGGETLFARAVRAVTDAGCAPVVAAGPVLDEAAPVEWVREDPPFAGPVAAIAAAMDRAATPGPEWTILLAGDMPRADRVVRRLIEAVDPDAAETDAASPDAVDTVVPDAVQAVVFTADGHPQWLAGAYRTSALRAAVARLGDDVGDASCRALLGGLEIAWLTDEDEITADIDTPADLQRLRAELEEQS, from the coding sequence GTGACCGAGACCGTGAGCACCGGGGCGATCCTGCTGGTCGGGGGGCGTTCTCGCCGCATGGGCGGCGGGACGAAACCGCTGCTCGAGGTGGGCGGTGAGACCCTGTTCGCCCGCGCCGTGCGGGCGGTGACGGATGCCGGCTGCGCGCCGGTCGTCGCCGCGGGGCCGGTGCTGGACGAGGCGGCCCCGGTGGAGTGGGTGCGCGAGGATCCGCCGTTCGCAGGGCCGGTCGCTGCCATCGCGGCCGCGATGGACCGAGCCGCGACGCCCGGACCGGAATGGACGATCCTGCTGGCCGGCGACATGCCCCGGGCCGACCGCGTGGTGCGACGCCTGATCGAGGCGGTCGACCCGGATGCTGCGGAAACGGATGCCGCGAGTCCGGATGCCGTGGATACCGTGGTGCCGGATGCCGTGCAGGCCGTCGTGTTCACCGCCGACGGGCACCCGCAGTGGCTCGCCGGCGCCTACCGTACGTCGGCGCTGCGCGCTGCTGTCGCGCGACTGGGCGACGACGTCGGCGACGCCTCCTGCCGGGCGCTGCTCGGCGGGCTGGAGATCGCGTGGCTGACCGACGAGGATGAGATCACCGCCGACATCGACACCCCGGCGGACCTGCAGCGCCTGCGCGCCGAACTGGAGGAGCAATCGTGA
- the moaC gene encoding cyclic pyranopterin monophosphate synthase MoaC, translating into MTFTHMDSAGHARMVDVTEKTPTVRAATARGFVRCAAETVALLRDGSVPKGDVLAVARIAGIQAAKKTPELLPLAHVIGVHGAVVDLAIEDEGVAIEATVRTADRTGVEMEALTAVSVAALSVIDMIKGVDKSASIENLRITAKEGGRSGSWRRQGE; encoded by the coding sequence ATGACCTTCACCCACATGGATTCCGCCGGCCACGCCCGCATGGTCGATGTGACCGAGAAGACGCCGACCGTCCGCGCCGCCACCGCGCGCGGGTTCGTGCGCTGTGCCGCCGAGACCGTCGCCCTGCTGCGCGACGGCTCGGTGCCGAAGGGCGATGTTCTCGCCGTGGCGCGCATCGCCGGCATCCAGGCCGCCAAGAAGACCCCCGAACTGCTGCCGCTCGCGCACGTCATCGGGGTGCACGGCGCCGTGGTCGACCTCGCGATCGAAGACGAGGGCGTCGCCATCGAGGCGACCGTGCGCACCGCCGACCGCACCGGCGTCGAGATGGAGGCGCTCACCGCCGTGTCGGTGGCCGCCCTGTCGGTGATCGACATGATCAAGGGCGTCGACAAGTCGGCGTCGATCGAGAACCTGCGCATCACCGCGAAGGAAGGCGGCCGCAGCGGTTCCTGGCGGCGCCAGGGAGAGTGA
- the glp gene encoding gephyrin-like molybdotransferase Glp, whose amino-acid sequence MSLRTVEQQLEIVLAAVRQHPAIEVPIDQALGLTLRTDARAASPVPVFDNSAMDGFAVRYADISAATPEHPVTLRVIADIPAGSDLDPAIAAGEAVRIMTGSPAPTDADAIIPFEDTAGGLADSLETAVVQRAPKARGAHIRRAAEDIAAGTVVLTAGTRLGPLQLAALASAGIARVEVSPRPRVAVVSTGSELVEPGAPLRRGQIPESNSILLAGLVTEAGAEVVLRRVVDDEGDGPADAVAEAQRLGADAIVFSGGVSAGAYEVVRQSLGESMEFAKVAMQPGKPQGFGVTGGGMLLFGLPGNPVSAAVSFEAFVRPALLHLQGRNGIHRPRTHLPAGTGWRTPLARRQYLPAVIDRTDPARPVVRPATSGGSGSHLSAGLGTAEAYAIVPAETEQVSAGDPIEVMEL is encoded by the coding sequence ATGAGCCTGCGCACCGTCGAGCAGCAGCTCGAGATCGTGCTCGCCGCGGTGCGGCAGCATCCGGCGATCGAGGTCCCGATCGACCAGGCGCTCGGACTGACCCTGCGCACCGACGCCCGTGCCGCAAGCCCCGTGCCGGTGTTCGACAACTCCGCGATGGACGGCTTCGCCGTGCGCTACGCGGATATCTCCGCGGCGACCCCCGAGCATCCGGTGACCCTGCGGGTGATCGCCGACATTCCCGCGGGCAGCGACCTCGACCCGGCGATCGCCGCCGGTGAGGCCGTGCGGATCATGACCGGCTCCCCGGCGCCGACGGATGCCGATGCGATCATCCCGTTCGAGGACACCGCGGGCGGCCTGGCCGACTCGCTCGAGACCGCGGTCGTGCAACGCGCCCCGAAGGCCCGCGGCGCGCACATCCGCCGCGCCGCCGAGGACATCGCCGCCGGAACCGTCGTGCTCACCGCCGGCACCCGGCTCGGCCCGCTGCAGCTGGCCGCGCTCGCCTCGGCCGGTATCGCCCGCGTCGAGGTCTCGCCGCGACCCCGCGTCGCCGTCGTCTCCACGGGCTCCGAGCTGGTCGAGCCGGGCGCGCCGCTGCGCCGCGGGCAGATCCCCGAGTCCAACAGCATCCTGCTCGCCGGCCTCGTCACCGAGGCGGGCGCCGAGGTGGTGCTGCGCCGGGTCGTCGACGACGAGGGCGACGGGCCGGCGGATGCTGTCGCCGAGGCACAGCGCCTCGGCGCGGACGCCATCGTCTTCTCGGGCGGTGTGAGCGCCGGGGCCTACGAGGTCGTGCGGCAGAGCCTGGGCGAGAGCATGGAGTTCGCCAAGGTCGCCATGCAGCCGGGCAAGCCGCAGGGGTTCGGCGTCACCGGCGGGGGGATGCTGCTGTTCGGCCTGCCGGGCAACCCGGTCAGCGCCGCCGTGTCGTTCGAGGCGTTCGTGCGTCCCGCGCTGCTGCACCTGCAGGGCAGGAACGGCATCCATCGCCCCCGCACGCACCTGCCCGCCGGGACCGGCTGGCGCACCCCGCTGGCGCGCCGCCAGTACCTGCCTGCGGTGATCGACCGCACGGATCCCGCCCGCCCCGTCGTCCGCCCGGCCACCTCGGGCGGTTCGGGTTCGCACCTCAGCGCGGGTCTCGGCACAGCCGAGGCGTACGCGATCGTCCCCGCCGAGACGGAGCAGGTCTCCGCCGGCGACCCCATCGAAGTCATGGAGCTGTGA
- a CDS encoding ThiF family adenylyltransferase, translating into MALPPLVDPVDSLSEAERARTARHQVLAGLGELGQRRLRAAHVAVVGAGGLGAPVVLALAAAGIGTITIIDDDVVELSNLQRQVMHRLSDEGLPKVDSAVRVAAELSPESRVRPLRERLTADNATELLAGADLVIDGTDTFGTRVDVAAAAERLGIPLVWGVIQEFAAQITVFWSSPPAGSDAVLLSDLYPADSVGELPTCAAVGVFGALCLQAGSILAMEAIKLITGIGEPLLGRVLVIDALRARTSEVPLRPARAQAAASVAAASAPDPAHITVADLAAEAAAGALLLDVREHAEVAAGMVPGARHLPLAEVLAEPAALGSERIVVICQAGVRARRAAVVLREAGADAVVLAGGMDAWHAEHPS; encoded by the coding sequence ATGGCTCTGCCTCCGCTCGTCGACCCCGTCGACTCCCTGAGCGAGGCCGAGCGCGCCCGCACGGCACGGCACCAGGTGCTCGCGGGACTCGGTGAACTCGGGCAGCGCCGGCTGCGGGCCGCCCACGTCGCAGTCGTCGGCGCCGGCGGACTGGGAGCACCCGTCGTGCTCGCACTCGCCGCGGCGGGCATCGGCACGATCACGATCATCGACGACGACGTCGTCGAGCTGTCGAATCTGCAGCGCCAGGTAATGCACCGCCTGTCGGACGAGGGCCTGCCCAAGGTCGACAGCGCCGTGCGGGTGGCCGCCGAACTGTCGCCCGAGAGCCGGGTGCGTCCACTGCGCGAGCGCCTCACCGCCGACAACGCCACCGAACTCCTCGCCGGCGCCGACCTCGTCATCGACGGCACCGACACCTTCGGCACCCGTGTCGACGTCGCCGCGGCCGCCGAGCGGCTCGGCATCCCGCTCGTCTGGGGAGTCATCCAGGAGTTCGCGGCGCAGATCACCGTCTTCTGGTCGTCCCCGCCCGCCGGTTCGGATGCCGTGCTGCTGAGCGATCTGTACCCCGCGGACAGCGTCGGTGAGCTGCCCACTTGCGCCGCCGTCGGCGTGTTCGGGGCGCTGTGCCTGCAGGCCGGATCGATCCTCGCGATGGAGGCGATCAAACTCATCACCGGCATCGGCGAACCGCTGCTGGGCCGCGTGCTCGTGATCGACGCACTGCGCGCCCGCACCAGCGAGGTGCCACTGCGTCCCGCGCGTGCGCAGGCTGCCGCATCCGTCGCCGCCGCATCCGCGCCTGACCCGGCGCACATCACCGTCGCCGACCTCGCCGCCGAGGCCGCCGCCGGCGCGCTGCTGCTCGACGTGCGCGAGCACGCGGAGGTCGCCGCAGGCATGGTTCCCGGCGCCCGGCACCTCCCCCTCGCCGAGGTGCTCGCCGAGCCCGCGGCCCTCGGATCCGAGCGGATCGTCGTCATCTGCCAGGCCGGCGTGCGCGCCCGCCGTGCGGCCGTCGTCCTGCGCGAGGCGGGGGCGGATGCCGTGGTGCTCGCCGGTGGCATGGACGCGTGGCACGCGGAGCATCCGTCGTGA
- a CDS encoding TOBE domain-containing protein: protein MTSYRIAEAARLLGVSDDTVRRWIDQGALPVTGDSPTRIPGDALAEHARRAAEAPADGSDRLTSARNRFTGLVTRVQVDGVMAQVDIQAGPHRVVSLMSSEAVRELGLEPGSLAIAVVKATTVIVETPKEHP from the coding sequence ATGACCTCGTATCGGATCGCGGAGGCCGCCCGCCTGCTCGGCGTGAGCGACGACACCGTGCGGCGCTGGATCGATCAGGGCGCGTTGCCGGTCACCGGCGACTCGCCCACTCGCATCCCCGGCGACGCCCTGGCCGAGCACGCCCGGCGCGCCGCGGAGGCTCCCGCCGACGGGTCCGACCGGCTCACCAGCGCCCGCAATCGCTTCACGGGCCTCGTCACGCGGGTGCAGGTCGACGGTGTGATGGCTCAGGTCGACATCCAGGCGGGGCCGCACCGGGTCGTATCTCTCATGTCGTCCGAGGCCGTGCGCGAGCTCGGTCTCGAACCCGGATCTCTCGCGATCGCCGTCGTCAAGGCGACCACGGTCATCGTCGAGACGCCGAAGGAGCATCCGTGA
- the modA gene encoding molybdate ABC transporter substrate-binding protein translates to MTRRIVTAAALLGILILSGCTTASPDAVGPYGGPPGTAQPGLSGEVTIFAAASLREAFDEIAVAFEQQHPSAFVNPIVYDGSTTLVTQLREGAQADVLATADERSMAELVDAGLASDPAIFATNTLVVAVPAGNPGRVETLADLTDAITVLCAPEVPCGAASTALLESAGVEVTPASLEQNVAAVLQKVAAGEADAGLVYATDVIGDDAVASFVPDGAAEIVNRYPIVALGDAGEAGVAFVEFVQGSDGQRILGEHGFGMP, encoded by the coding sequence GTGACCCGGCGCATCGTCACGGCCGCAGCGCTGCTCGGCATCCTGATTCTCTCCGGCTGCACGACCGCATCCCCCGACGCCGTCGGTCCGTACGGCGGCCCCCCCGGTACGGCGCAGCCCGGCCTGTCCGGCGAGGTGACCATCTTCGCCGCGGCGTCGCTGCGCGAGGCCTTCGACGAGATCGCCGTGGCGTTCGAGCAGCAGCATCCGAGCGCGTTCGTGAACCCGATCGTCTACGACGGGTCGACCACCCTGGTCACCCAGCTGCGCGAGGGGGCACAGGCCGACGTGCTGGCCACGGCCGACGAGCGCAGCATGGCGGAGCTCGTCGACGCGGGCCTGGCATCCGATCCCGCGATCTTCGCGACCAACACCCTCGTGGTCGCGGTGCCCGCCGGCAACCCGGGCAGAGTTGAGACGCTCGCCGATCTGACGGATGCGATCACGGTGCTCTGCGCCCCCGAGGTGCCGTGCGGTGCGGCATCCACTGCACTGCTCGAATCGGCCGGCGTCGAGGTGACCCCCGCGAGCCTGGAGCAGAACGTCGCCGCGGTGCTGCAGAAGGTCGCCGCGGGCGAGGCGGATGCCGGACTCGTCTACGCGACCGACGTCATCGGCGACGATGCCGTCGCGAGCTTCGTCCCGGACGGTGCGGCCGAGATCGTCAACCGCTACCCGATCGTCGCCCTCGGCGACGCCGGGGAGGCCGGCGTCGCGTTCGTGGAGTTCGTGCAGGGCTCCGACGGGCAGCGGATCCTCGGCGAGCACGGATTCGGGATGCCGTGA
- a CDS encoding ABC transporter permease gives MKAGIRDTGTGTPFTLIAPAVLGVALLILPLAALVTRASWATLWQDITSQAALDALRLSLVSGLAATALCLVLGLPLALLMARSGPRVSALLRALVAVPLVLPPMVGGVALLFLFGRTSPLGGLLSDAFGVTLAFTPAAVVLAQAFVALPFLVLAVEGTIRSVGGRYERTAATLGARPWRVLWRVTLPLAAPGIIVGVILCFARAIGEFGATALFAGNAPGVTQTMPLAIYTAFNGAGTGRETAVALSILLLATAVVVLLLVRAWRPGALR, from the coding sequence GTGAAGGCCGGCATCCGCGACACCGGGACCGGCACCCCGTTCACGCTCATCGCCCCCGCCGTGCTCGGCGTCGCCCTGCTGATCCTGCCGCTCGCGGCGCTGGTGACCCGGGCGTCGTGGGCGACGCTCTGGCAGGACATCACCTCGCAGGCGGCGCTCGATGCCCTGCGCCTGTCGCTGGTGAGCGGACTCGCGGCGACCGCACTGTGCCTGGTGCTCGGCCTGCCGCTGGCTCTGCTCATGGCGCGCTCGGGCCCGCGGGTCTCGGCACTGCTGCGGGCGCTGGTCGCCGTGCCGCTCGTGCTGCCACCGATGGTCGGCGGCGTGGCGCTGCTGTTCCTGTTCGGGCGCACGAGCCCGCTCGGCGGCCTGCTCTCCGACGCCTTCGGGGTCACGCTGGCGTTCACGCCCGCCGCCGTCGTGCTCGCACAGGCCTTCGTGGCGCTGCCCTTCCTCGTGCTGGCCGTGGAGGGCACGATCCGCAGCGTGGGCGGACGCTACGAGCGCACCGCCGCCACCCTCGGAGCCCGACCATGGCGCGTGCTGTGGCGGGTGACGCTGCCGCTGGCGGCACCGGGGATCATCGTCGGCGTCATCCTGTGCTTCGCCCGCGCGATCGGCGAGTTCGGCGCGACCGCCCTGTTCGCCGGCAACGCACCCGGCGTCACGCAGACCATGCCGCTGGCGATCTACACCGCGTTCAACGGCGCCGGCACCGGACGCGAGACGGCCGTAGCGCTGTCGATCCTGCTGCTGGCGACCGCAGTCGTCGTGCTGCTGCTCGTGCGGGCCTGGCGGCCGGGGGCGCTGCGGTGA
- a CDS encoding sulfate/molybdate ABC transporter ATP-binding protein, whose amino-acid sequence MLDAHVVVRQASVDARLVLSPGEVLAVMGPSGAGKTTLLDAIAGLTRLDAGHVALDGERMADAGRHTPPSRRAIGLLGQDALLFPHMTAAGNIAFAARSAGSSRSESAAIAGEWMLRIGLPGLGDRRPDQLSGGQRQRVALARALAARPRLLLLDEPFSSLDVEAAAQLRTVVRDQLQGTTTIVVSHGIADAEVLADRLVILEHGRITQEGMLREVLAAPATPFAEAVAAAR is encoded by the coding sequence ATGCTGGACGCGCACGTCGTCGTCAGGCAGGCATCCGTCGACGCGCGGCTCGTGCTGAGTCCCGGCGAAGTGCTCGCCGTGATGGGCCCCAGCGGTGCCGGCAAGACCACGCTGCTGGACGCCATCGCCGGGCTCACCCGCCTCGACGCCGGTCACGTCGCGCTCGACGGCGAACGGATGGCGGATGCCGGCCGGCACACGCCCCCATCGCGGCGGGCGATCGGCCTGCTGGGCCAGGACGCCCTGCTCTTCCCGCACATGACCGCGGCCGGCAACATCGCCTTCGCCGCGCGGTCGGCGGGGTCGTCGCGCTCGGAGTCGGCGGCCATAGCCGGGGAATGGATGCTGCGCATCGGCCTCCCCGGTCTCGGCGACCGCCGCCCCGACCAGCTCTCCGGTGGACAGCGGCAGCGCGTCGCGCTCGCCCGCGCCCTGGCCGCGCGCCCGCGGTTGCTGCTGCTGGACGAGCCGTTCTCTTCACTGGACGTCGAGGCGGCGGCGCAGCTGCGCACGGTGGTGCGCGACCAGCTGCAGGGCACGACGACCATCGTCGTCTCGCACGGGATCGCGGATGCCGAGGTACTGGCCGACCGCCTGGTCATCCTCGAGCACGGCAGGATCACCCAGGAGGGGATGCTGCGAGAGGTGCTCGCTGCGCCGGCGACACCGTTCGCCGAGGCAGTCGCGGCCGCGCGTTAG